A single window of Vigna radiata var. radiata cultivar VC1973A chromosome 4, Vradiata_ver6, whole genome shotgun sequence DNA harbors:
- the LOC106759319 gene encoding probable serine/threonine-protein kinase PBL9: MGVCLSAQIKAESPYNTGFNSKYVSTDGNYLGSTNDKVSGNSVPLTPRSEGEILQSSNLKSFTLSELKTATRNFRPDSVLGEGGFGSVFKGWIDENSLTATKPGTGIVIAVKRLNQDGIQGHREWLAEVNYLGQLSHPHLVRLIGFCLEDEHRLLVYEFMPRGSLENHLFRRGSYFQPLSWSLRLKVALDAAKGLAFLHSAETKVIYRDFKTSNILLDSNYNAKLSDFGLAKDGPTGDKSHVSTRVMGTYGYAAPEYLATGHLTAKSDVYSFGVVLLEMLSGKRAVDKNRPSGQHNLVEWAKPYLANKRKIFRVLDTRLEGQYSTDDAYKVANLGLRCLSIDSKFRPNMDEVVRTLEQLQVPNANGGNQNPSRVRRRSADVSRGYQNPSVNGSRVRRRSADDISRMETPSAYPRPSASPLYT; this comes from the exons ATGGGAGTTTGTTTGAGCGCCCAAATTAAAGCTGAAAGCCCGTATAATACTG GGTTCAATTCAAAGTATGTGAGTACAGATGGAAATTATCTTGGCAGCACAAACGATAAGGTTTCAGGAAACTCGGTCCCTCTGACTCCTCGGAGTGAGGGTGAGATCTTGCAGTCATCCAATTTGAAGAGCTTTACCTTATCAGAACTTAAGACGGCCACTAGGAATTTCCGTCCAGACAGTGTGTTAGGAGAAGGTGGTTTTGGATCAGTTTTTAAAGGGTGGATTGATGAGAATTCGTTAACTGCTACAAAACCTGGCACTGGTATTGTTATTGCTGTGAAAAGACTTAATCAAGATGGCATCCAGGGTCACAGGGAGTGGTTG GCTGAAGTCAACTATCTTGGACAGCTTTCTCATCCTCATCTAGTGAGATTGATTGGGTTTTGCCTGGAAGATGAACACCGCCTTCTCGTCTATGAATTTATGCCTCGTGGAAGCTTGGAAAACCATTTGTTCAGGA GAGGTTCATATTTTCAGCCACTCTCTTGGAGCCTTCGTTTGAAAGTTGCTCTTGATGCTGCCAAAGGGCTTGCCTTTCTACACAGTGCTGAAACAAAAGTGATATATAGAGATTTTAAGACTTCAAATATATTGCTGGATTCG AATTACAATGCAAAACTTTCTGATTTTGGGCTGGCAAAGGATGGACCAACGGGTGACAAAAGCCATGTCTCCACCAGGGTAATGGGAACCTACGGATATGCAGCTCCTGAATATCTAGCCACAG GTCATCTTACTGCCAAGAGTGATGTCTATAGTTTTGGAGTTGTCCTGCTAGAAATGTTATCTGGAAAGAGGGCAGTTGACAAGAATAGACCATCTGGACAACACAATTTGGTGGAATGGGCTAAACCATACCTGGCAAACAAACGTAAAATATTTCGTGTGTTGGACACACGGCTTGAAGGACAATATTCAACGGATGATGCCTATAAAGTGGCCAACCTTGGCTTGCGGTGCCTGTCAATAGATTCCAAGTTCAGGCCAAACATGGATGAAGTGGTGAGAACATTGGAGCAGCTGCAGGTTCCTAATGCAAATGGAGGCAATCAAAATCCTTCTCGTGTTAGAAGAAGAAGTGCTGATGTAAGTAGAGGGTATCAAAATCCTTCTGTTAATGGATCTCGAGTTCGTAGAAGAAGTGCTGATGACATTAGCCGCATGGAGACTCCCTCTGCTTATCCCAGGCCCTCTGCATCCCCTCTCTATACATAA
- the LOC106759537 gene encoding triosephosphate isomerase, cytosolic, whose translation MGRKFFVGGNWKCNGTTEEVKKIVTTLNEAKVPGEDVVEVVVSPPFVFLPLVKTLLRPDFHVAAQNCWVRKGGAYTGEVSAEMLVNLEIPWVIIGHSERRQLLQESNEFVGDKVAYALSQGLKVIACIGETLEQREAGTTTAVVSEQTKAIAAKISNWDNVVLAYEPVWAIGTGKVATPAQAQEVHAALRKWFQDNVSAEVAASVRIIYGGSVNGGNSKELAGQADVDGFLVGGASLKPEFVDIINAATVKKN comes from the exons atggGCAGAAAATTCTTCGTCGGTGGAAACTGGAAATGC AATGGAACCACTGAGGAGGTGAAGAAGATTGTTACTACTCTGAATGAAGCGAAAGTCCCTGGAGAAGATGTCGTGG AAGTTGTTGTGAGTCCACCTTTTGTGTTCCTTCCCCTTGTAAAAACTTTACTGCGTCCTGATTTCCATGTGGCGGCACAGAACTGTTGGGTTCGCAAAGGTGGTGCTTATACCGGAGAAGTTAG TGCTGAAATGCTTGTTAATTTGGAAATTCCGTGGGTTATTATTGGTCACTCTGAACGGAGGCAGCTTTTGCAAGAATCAAATGAG TTTGTGGGAGACAAAGTTGCATATGCACTTTCACAAGGTCTGAAAGTTATTGCTTGCATCGGAGAGACTCTTGAACAGCGTGAAGCTGGTACAACAACAGCTGTTGTTTCTGAGCAAACAAAAGCAATTGCCG CTAAAATATCAAACTGGGACAATGTTGTTTTGGCCTACGAGCCAGTCTGGGCCATCGGAACAGGAAAGGTTGCAACACCTGCTCAGGCTCAAGAG GTTCATGCTGCTTTGAGGAAATGGTTTCAGGATAATGTGAGTGCCGAAGTTGCCGCATCTGTAAGAATTATCTATGGAG GTTCTGTAAATGGAGGAAACAGCAAAGAATTGGCAGGACAGGCCGATGTTGATGGATTTTTGGTTGGTGGTGCTTCCCTCAAG CCGGAGTTCGTGGACATCATAAACGCTGCCACCGTGAAGAAGAATTGA